From Rhodamnia argentea isolate NSW1041297 chromosome 10, ASM2092103v1, whole genome shotgun sequence, a single genomic window includes:
- the LOC115752318 gene encoding uncharacterized protein LOC115752318 isoform X1, whose amino-acid sequence MLRPWRTFPLRCPSSATAHCTFFCFVESRMDAKARTFPGDGNTLSSSASRAPPRQVHVSGEAAEDGPISLQEWRGWGCVSPVPTMVTEVIEDLKLLEEDADAPMSFGGTGGKLQGEFKVEEDKKHRAKYQALGDSEKKLQFFAARQIACRLLGSRNYLCQKCWLPMDDCMCSKVLPCSMWHGMRFWVYMHPKDFLRQNNTGKLLWQLFGVEAATLCLFGIAEDEEIMWNTFRLAGKSKVWCLYPNKSALTESVQETFSRAKFQSQRASIAERNEDGILNFVLIDGTWSNSAAMFRRLKEQAKMVWGEDDLPCISLATGASAMHKLRPQPSWDRTCTAAAAIGLMSELQAITEFSSYSLDKQAESVEYALQVLLEALTARRLRMGRSITRKVRHTINIC is encoded by the exons atgcTTCGTCCTTGGAGAACCTTTCCGCTCAGATGCCCATCCTCTGCAACCGCACATTGCACATTCTTCTGCTTCGTCGAGAGCCGCATGGATGCTAAAGCCAGAACCTTCCCTGGCGATGGCAATACCCTTTCGAGCTCCGCCTCTCGCGCGCCTCCGAGGCAAGTCCACGTGAGCGGCGAAGCCGCAGAGGACGGTCCCATCTCGCTGCAAGAATGGCGGGGATGGGGATGCGTGTCCCCAGTGCCCACCATGGTCACCGAAGTCATCGAGGACCTGAAACTCTTGGAGGAAGACGCGGACGCCCCCATGAGTTTTGGTGGCACTGGTGGTAAACTCCAG GGCGAGTTCAAAGTGGAAGAGGACAAGAAGCACAGAGCAAAATATCAGGCTTTAGGTGACTCTGAGAAAAAACTTCAATTCTTTGCTGCCCGACAAATAGCATGCCGTTTGCTTGGAAGCAGGAATTATCTTTGCCAAAAG TGCTGGCTTCCTATGGACGATTGTATGTGTTCTAAAGTACTTCCCTGTTCTATGTGGCATGGTATGCGTTTCTGGGTGTATATGCATCCCAAG GACTTTCTGAGACAAAACAACACTGGGAAGTTGCTATGGCAATTGTTTGGAGTCGAAGCAGCAACTTTGTGCCTCTTTGGAATTGCTGAAGACGAAGAGATCATGTGGAATACTTTCAGACTCGCAG GGAAGAGTAAGGTTTGGTGCCTCTATCCCAATAAGAGTGCACTGACTGAATCTGTACAGGAGACATTCAGCAGGGCAAAATTCCAGTCACAGAGG GCTTCCATTGCTGAGAGAAATGAAGatggaattttgaattttgttctAATTGATGGTACATGGAGTAATTCTGCTGCAATGTTCCGGCGTTTAAAG GAGCAAGCAAAGATGGTTTGGGGGGAAGACGATCTTCCTTGTATATCTCTCGCTACTGGTGCATCTGCAATGCACAAGCTCAG GCCACAGCCTTCATGGGATCGCACCTGCACAGCTGCTGCAGCCATTGGCCTCATGTCGGAGCTACAAGCGATAACAGAGTTTAGCTCCTACAGTTTGGATAAGCAGGCTGAATCAGTGGAATATGCCTTGCAAGTGTTGTTAGAAGCACTCACAGCTCGACGCCTTCGAATGGGCAGGTCCATCACCCGTAAAGTGAGGCACACCATTAATATCTGCTAG
- the LOC115752318 gene encoding uncharacterized protein LOC115752318 isoform X2 has translation MLRPWRTFPLRCPSSATAHCTFFCFVESRMDAKARTFPGDGNTLSSSASRAPPRQVHVSGEAAEDGPISLQEWRGWGCVSPVPTMVTEVIEDLKLLEEDADAPMSFGGTGGKLQGEFKVEEDKKHRAKYQALGDSEKKLQFFAARQIACRLLGSRNYLCQKCWLPMDDCMCSKVLPCSMWHGMRFWVYMHPKDFLRQNNTGKLLWQLFGVEAATLCLFGIAEDEEIMWNTFRLAGKSKVWCLYPNKSALTESVQETFSRAKFQSQRASIAERNEDGILNFVLIDGTWSNSAAMFRRLKEQAKMVWGEDDLPCISLATGASAMHKLR, from the exons atgcTTCGTCCTTGGAGAACCTTTCCGCTCAGATGCCCATCCTCTGCAACCGCACATTGCACATTCTTCTGCTTCGTCGAGAGCCGCATGGATGCTAAAGCCAGAACCTTCCCTGGCGATGGCAATACCCTTTCGAGCTCCGCCTCTCGCGCGCCTCCGAGGCAAGTCCACGTGAGCGGCGAAGCCGCAGAGGACGGTCCCATCTCGCTGCAAGAATGGCGGGGATGGGGATGCGTGTCCCCAGTGCCCACCATGGTCACCGAAGTCATCGAGGACCTGAAACTCTTGGAGGAAGACGCGGACGCCCCCATGAGTTTTGGTGGCACTGGTGGTAAACTCCAG GGCGAGTTCAAAGTGGAAGAGGACAAGAAGCACAGAGCAAAATATCAGGCTTTAGGTGACTCTGAGAAAAAACTTCAATTCTTTGCTGCCCGACAAATAGCATGCCGTTTGCTTGGAAGCAGGAATTATCTTTGCCAAAAG TGCTGGCTTCCTATGGACGATTGTATGTGTTCTAAAGTACTTCCCTGTTCTATGTGGCATGGTATGCGTTTCTGGGTGTATATGCATCCCAAG GACTTTCTGAGACAAAACAACACTGGGAAGTTGCTATGGCAATTGTTTGGAGTCGAAGCAGCAACTTTGTGCCTCTTTGGAATTGCTGAAGACGAAGAGATCATGTGGAATACTTTCAGACTCGCAG GGAAGAGTAAGGTTTGGTGCCTCTATCCCAATAAGAGTGCACTGACTGAATCTGTACAGGAGACATTCAGCAGGGCAAAATTCCAGTCACAGAGG GCTTCCATTGCTGAGAGAAATGAAGatggaattttgaattttgttctAATTGATGGTACATGGAGTAATTCTGCTGCAATGTTCCGGCGTTTAAAG GAGCAAGCAAAGATGGTTTGGGGGGAAGACGATCTTCCTTGTATATCTCTCGCTACTGGTGCATCTGCAATGCACAAGCTCAGGTGA